Within Antennarius striatus isolate MH-2024 chromosome 22, ASM4005453v1, whole genome shotgun sequence, the genomic segment GTGAAGCCATAAACACCAAAGGAAAGGACTGGCACAAAGCCTGGCTCTATGTGGAGTGTAAGTCCACTTCCACCACAATAGAGATGACAGTGTTGATTCTAGGGGGTGTGATGGTAATATTAATGCTTTGCTTTATTCTCAGCTGCTCCAGAGTGGGCAGAAACCATCAATAACACTCAGATCGACATTGGATCGGAGCACACCATGCGCTGCGTGGCATCGGGGAAGCCATTCCCTTTCATTCGCTGGTACAAAGATGGGTATATGGTAAAGAAGTCCTACTATATCAGCTTGAAGTCCTCTCTGTAATTAGTTATAGGTTTACAACTGGGTCTTTTCGTGTCTTCTCCAGTATGGGAAGGGGGAGTTGAAGTTTTCCAGCGTGACCTTTGACGACTCCGGAATGTACCAGTGCGTTGCCGAGAATTACTGGGGTATCAAATACGCCAACGCTGAGCTGCGGGTCATCGGTAAGTCAGTTGAAGTTTGCCAAAGTGTTCCGAGGACTTGAAGGTGATGCAAATCTGAGCGAAAACTTTCCCTTTAGCCTTCGCTCCCATGTTCGAGTTCAACCCGGTGAAGCCCCAACTTCTTGGAGCTAAAGACGGCCGCGTGGTGATCGAGTGTAAACCTCGAGCTGCACCCCGACCGCGGTTCACGTGGATGAAAGACAAAGAGCTCCTCTTCAATAGTTCACGGTCAGACTGTTTCCTACTCAACGGTAACTTCCATCCGTTGCTATAGCACCTTCCAGGAACTAAATGGACCTGATCTTTTTTAGCATCTCCATCCTGTTTGACGGGAGTCTGGAGATCCTCAATGCCACCAAGAATGACGAGGGAGTTTACACCTGCTTTGCTGAGAACGACAGAGGAAAAGCAAACAGCTTCGGCTACCTCACCATCACGGGTCAGTGGATGTACAGTCGTGTATTCTAGCATCGATGAAAAGGTCGTAACCTTCTTAAGAGATGTTTTTTGTCCCTAGAGGCCACCAGTCTCTCAGAGGTACCTGAAGACACCGAGGTAAAGGTAGGAGACGAGGTGATTCTGAGGTGCGCCGCTTCATACGACCCCATGCTGGACATCACATTCATCTGGGCAATAGACTTCAGAGTCATTGACTTTGACTCTGAGTGGCAACACTATGAACGCATCATGGTAGGGCAACGCTTCATCCAAGACTTCCTCCGAGACCGTCACTCTTCTCTAACTTTTTTTGCGTTTCATTTTTACATCCTTGTCTTTACTTCTTCTTGTCAAGAGGGACGATGGCAGCAGTgacttaaaaataatgaacGTCCAGATTTGGCATGAAGGTCGCTACACCTGCACGGCCAAGACGGTGGTAGATAGTGACAACGCCTACGCTGATCTGAAGGTTGTAGGTCAGTCCCAACATGCTTAGCCCTTAAAAAATCTTAGATTCCAAGACTATTTTGTTACACTTTGGTCAATATCCCTACAATTTTACGACACCCGCTCCTCCATGTATTTACTGTGTTTCCATTACCTTTCCTCCAGGGGTCCCTGGGCCTCCTGGTGTGATCAGGGTGGAGGAGATAGGGGACACTTGGGTCAGGCTGTTGTGGACTAAAGCTGCAGATCATAACAGCCCTATCCTCTACTACACCATCCAGACCAGACACTTCTGGGCTCTGTATGAAGATGACTGGAGGAATGCCAGCACTTGTAAGAACCGCTAACAGCCAGGAGGGGGCGACATCCACTTATGCCACATGCAATTTTCCCACACAATTTGCTTATTTTTCAGCTCCCGTATTTCTCGATGAGACTATGGAGAAAGCAGAAGTTACAGACCTGTATCCCTGGATGATGTATCAGTTCCGGATTATCGCCACCAATGAGTACGGCTCTGGAGAGGCCAGCATTCCGTCTCTCAAGATCAAAACCTGGGATGCTGGTAAGGAAAGGACTCTCATATTTGACCCTTTTACATCAGACACGAAAAATTCTAatgatgctttcttttttttgtcttagctCCAGTTGTTGCTCCCACTGATTTAGCAGGTTATGGGGGTAAAGATGGAGAAATCATCATCACATGGACGGTAAGCAAGCCCTCATGTCACACTATGACCAAAATGAAATGACGTGTTTCCAAGTTTCCTCTATTTCCACTCGCGACCCCACAGCCCATGGAGCCATGGTACTTTTACGGCAAAGGGTTCGGCTACATCGTGGCGTTCAAGCCTCACGACGCTTACGACTGGATGTACAAGACCATTTCAGACCCCGAGACAAGGCGTTACGTCCACAAAGACTCCTATTTCGTTATCACTGAGGAAGATTTCCAGGTCAGAGAGTTTCAGGTGAAGATCCAGTCGTTTAATGCGAAAGGAGAAGGACCGTTTAGCCTCACGAAGGTCATCTACTATCCAAGAGAAGGTGAGGAGTtttggagttttattttttgtttaagttttgttttgatAGAATAAAAGAATGACAGATTTTATCCATCGATTCGACTCCAGTGCCTCTAGAGTCTCCGACGGACGTCTACGCCAGGCCAGTGTCGTCCACTGAAGCTGTGGTCTGGTGGTTACCTGTGGTCGATACTGGTACGGGGTTGCAGCAATACATCGAGGGATACCAGGTGAACTTTTTACCGAAGATCTGATTTCTGTCCCAGCAAACAAAAAGACAGGCAAACTGGAGTCAGATCATTCTCACAAATCTTCCAGGTCAAGTATTGGAGGAAGTACGTGGACCATGAGCCGGGAGCAAACCGCATATTTGTTCCAGCCACAGTGAATCAGACCAGGTTGGAGAACATGCTACCGGATTCTCACTACCTCATTGAGGTCCGTGCCTTCAACGGAGCCGGGTTCGGACCTCCTGGTGAATACTGCGAGATGTTCACGAAGAGAGCACGTAAGAGCAATCGATGGAtggtgtttccttttttttaaaatataaaaatacagagaTTTGGTCTTTATAAGTGATTtgagtttgctttttttttgtttccagcaCCACCAGAACCTCCCAGGATGTGGCGCTATGTTTCCTGGACAGGACAGTGGTTGTATGTGTGGTGGGATCACATCCACTACGACTGGTTTG encodes:
- the cntn1b gene encoding contactin 1b — protein: MASVALTILVLSSSTSLAAAILFGEPRIYGEDATGYGPIFEEEPVDVVYTEDSPDGRISMSCRARANPPAAYRWRLGNWEVKLMEQPDEHYSLVGGNLVINNPKQKKHAGTYVCVANNIYGTVISKEARVKFGFVEEFPQEEREPVYVKEGQGAVLLCAPPKAWPQEVTYRWIFNEFPVFLPTDRRRFVSQKTGNLYISKVEAQDAGNYSCFVSSPIIGKSVFSKFIPLIPLTPEEGERKYPADIRVKFPDTTAMLASNITLECFALGNPIPDIVWRKVDATDLPSNHEISESGAVLHIYNVQYEDVGGYECEAINTKGKDWHKAWLYVESAPEWAETINNTQIDIGSEHTMRCVASGKPFPFIRWYKDGYMYGKGELKFSSVTFDDSGMYQCVAENYWGIKYANAELRVIAFAPMFEFNPVKPQLLGAKDGRVVIECKPRAAPRPRFTWMKDKELLFNSSRISILFDGSLEILNATKNDEGVYTCFAENDRGKANSFGYLTITEATSLSEVPEDTEVKVGDEVILRCAASYDPMLDITFIWAIDFRVIDFDSEWQHYERIMRDDGSSDLKIMNVQIWHEGRYTCTAKTVVDSDNAYADLKVVGVPGPPGVIRVEEIGDTWVRLLWTKAADHNSPILYYTIQTRHFWALYEDDWRNASTSPVFLDETMEKAEVTDLYPWMMYQFRIIATNEYGSGEASIPSLKIKTWDAAPVVAPTDLAGYGGKDGEIIITWTPMEPWYFYGKGFGYIVAFKPHDAYDWMYKTISDPETRRYVHKDSYFVITEEDFQVREFQVKIQSFNAKGEGPFSLTKVIYYPREVPLESPTDVYARPVSSTEAVVWWLPVVDTGTGLQQYIEGYQVKYWRKYVDHEPGANRIFVPATVNQTRLENMLPDSHYLIEVRAFNGAGFGPPGEYCEMFTKRAPPPEPPRMWRYVSWTGQWLYVWWDHIHYDWFGNISFPLYYKVMFRKTGYIYGKVYITGWHFMDFPMPQTGDYELMVRGRYEGGDGPVRMISIKGKASVVTPTLSLVALLLLALGNMNLPQLT